The DNA window AGCCTTTTCCCACCCCAGGACGATGCGGCGCTTCTCTGACAATCCTTGCCAGGTGGACTTGGGCAGGATATAATCAGCATAGAAGGTTTCCGAGCCAGACGATAGGTTCGCGGGAAAGCGGGGCATACTATCCGAAGGATTTCAAACCTAGGATGATCGCCATGAAAAGAAAGATTTTGCCTCGCTTGGTAAGCAGCGTTCTAACCCTATATTTCCTCTTACCCTTTTACGCCAGTGCCTCCGGGGTAGTTAGGCTGCTGTTTATTCTAGGCCTGAACCTATGGTTATTTCTGGTTAGCGACCGCCTCCTGGCCGGCCTGGAAAACTGGGGGCAAGTGGTACTGGATGGAATCACCATTGGCCTTGGTCTGTACGTCGTCGGCCGTTTCGTGATCAGCTTGCGGGTAAGTCTGGCCGTATCCCTACTTTTGGGTCTTGTGATCATGGCCACCCAATGGTTGTTTTACCGGCGCTATCCCCCAAGAAACTACTAGGCAAAGAAGGAATCTCAATTGGAACTGATCCGTCAATTTCTCGGGGAGGTTCGGACAGAACTAACCTCCGCCAATACGGCAAAAAGGGCAGCCTATGGGGAGATTGAAAGACTTTTGGTGGAATTGTGCCGTCAGGAGTCTACCCAGATAAAGAACACTGTCATCCACGAAATCTGGCAACTGTGTCGCACCACGCCTTTGGGAAAAGACGTGCGCTATGAGTATAGCAAGGGGCACGATCCCTGCTCCGGGATCCTCACCGGCGAACAAACTAGCCTCTTTGACCTCAAGCCCACGGTACCAAAACCTCTGGCGGCACAACTACCACAACCTCACACCTTGCCAAACCTTGCACAAATTGACGAGGAGCAGTTGATCAAGCTGCTTGAACAAGTCCTGCACCACAAAAGCTATTACTACACCAAGACTGAAGTTTCGCCCTTGGAGCGCAGCACCATTCTGTTAAAGGCCCAAATCCTGCTACGACTGTATCAAGAACTCACAGCGGTTGAGACTGCCGCTGACGCTGGATGAAGGTGGACACTTCGCTGTAGCCCGCCTGTTCTGCCCAAGTCCTTGCTTTGGAAACCAAAAGCCCCACTTCGTCCCGTCCATGGCCATCGGAACCAAGAACAATGGGTACCCCTTCCTTTTGGCACAAAAAAAGGATGGCGAGGCTGGGGTAGATCTCCTTCACGGGCTTGCGTAGTCCCGCCGCGTTCACCTCCACAGCCACCCCGGCCTTCTTAAACTCCTCGGCACATTCCTTGGCCAACTCCAACCCTAGATCATTTTTGGGTCGGGCCCCGAACTTCTTGACCAGGTCCACATGGGCCAAGGCATCGAAGAGTCCCGAGTGGGCGGCGCTAATCACCAATTGGGTATAGTCTTTATACACCTGGTTCACATCCCGCTCCGGCCAGCCGATTTCCTTGGAGAAATCCACGGCGAAGTCGTCGATAAAATGGACCGCCCCCAAAACGTAATCCCAGGGATAATCCCCCAGAATCTCCCGGATCAGATCCTCGGCCTGGGGAAAGTAGTCCACTTCGAGCCCTAGTTTCACCGGAAAGCCCTGAGCCTGCACTTCTTGTACCACCCGGACATATTCCTCAAGACGTGCGGTGCGGGTCTCCTGCAACCATTGCCGCACCTCCGGATGGGTTTTCTCCTCAATGGGCCGAAACAGTGGTTCCGCCTCCACGAAACGACTAAGATGGGGCGTGAAAGCCAGCTCCTTAATCCCTAGGGATTGGGCCCTTTCGGCACATTCTATTAGATCGGCGGCCCGATATGACACCGGTCCGACATTGTCACGATAGATATGAAAATGATAATCCACAAGCATCCTGCTCACCTCGATCGGTATGATACCAGAAGCTATTATAACCTTCAAAAGCAGTTGTGTCAGGAACCGATCGAAAAAAACCCTGTAGGCCCGACAGCACCGCGACAATTCTCCCTTTTTCTTGGTCCTTTGGGGGAACAGTGGTCCCAACGGGCCGTTTTCTTGTCACGCCCACCCTTAGACTGTATAATCTTCTTGAAGTCAAAGGGTTGGAGGTCTGTGTAATGAACGAGCGTTTGCTGCGGCAGGCACGCCTTGCCTATTTCCCCCTAAGCATCTACCGCCGGCTGAAGGAAGACCCCATTTACCGGCGCTTCGGCAACGTGCTTTATGGAATCAAGAAGGATGGGCTCAGTGTGGAAGAACTGAGCTTGGAATATAACGAACTGACCGCGCAGCTGGCTGAAAGCTATGAACTTAGCGGTGAACCCATCATCGGCAACCTCTGGCAAAACCACTTGCTGGAACTGATCTTGGCCGACGAGAACGTGTTCAGCCTCAAAGTCCAGCACTTAAGTCCCGACGCCTTAAGTCCGGGCCTGGGGACGGCAGTGAAAACAGATCTGCGCCATCTGCAGGTATTGTCCCAAATCGACTCCTATATGCTCTTAGAGCAAATCGAAAAAAGGGCGAAGAGCGACTTCGCCTACGACGATCCCTCCTCCGACGTGGGCTGTGCCCATTGGGAGAACTTCATCCCCTTTCAGGAAACAGAATATGACGTGTATAAAGCGGAAGTGAAACAAAAGCTTCTAGAGTTGCCCAACTGGGAAGAGGCCCTATCCCTGTTGGGGGAATATTACCAACGGCGGGGCACCGGAATCTTTTCCCGCTACCAGGCCTTCCGGTGGAGCATGGTTCAGGGGGAAGGGCAATTCTGGCCCCTTTCTCACGTGGAGCCGGTGCGGTTTGACCAATTGGTGGACTGTGAGGAACAGATCCGGCTCATTACCGAGAACACCGCAAGCTTCCTAGCGGGGGCTCCTGGCAACAATGTGCTTCTTTTTGGTGGCAGAGGCACCGGCAAATCCACCACCATCAAGGCTTTGCTCAACGAGTTTGCCGACACGAGACTACGGATGATCGAAGTAAGCAAGGAGGATCTGGAATACTTCCCAATCCTAGCAGAGCAACTGCGGAACCAGCCCTACCGGTTCATCGTCTTCATTGACGATCTTTCCTTTGAAGAAGGGGAAACCCAGTACAAGGGACTGAAGGCTGCTTTGGAGGGCGGACTCTCCTCCCGTCCGGAAAACGTGCTGATCTATGCCACTTCCAACCGTCGGCACCTGATTGCAGAATACTTCGACGATCGGCAGGTCCATCCCCAGGACAGCACCCAGGAGAAACTGTCCTTGGCTGACCGGTTTGGCCTGCGGATCTACTACCCCAGTCCTGACCAGAAAACCTACCTGAAAATCGTGGAGGCCATGGCCCAAGAACACCAGCTGAAGATAGACCGGGAGACCCTGCACCAAAGGGCTTTGCAGTGGCAGATGTCCCAAAACGGTTATTCGGGAAGAACCGCCCGGCAGTTCATCAATCATCTGCTGGGACAGTATACCCTGAAGCGTCAGGTCAGTTAAGCGGGGGGACCTCCAAAA is part of the Bacillota bacterium genome and encodes:
- a CDS encoding ATP-binding protein; protein product: MNERLLRQARLAYFPLSIYRRLKEDPIYRRFGNVLYGIKKDGLSVEELSLEYNELTAQLAESYELSGEPIIGNLWQNHLLELILADENVFSLKVQHLSPDALSPGLGTAVKTDLRHLQVLSQIDSYMLLEQIEKRAKSDFAYDDPSSDVGCAHWENFIPFQETEYDVYKAEVKQKLLELPNWEEALSLLGEYYQRRGTGIFSRYQAFRWSMVQGEGQFWPLSHVEPVRFDQLVDCEEQIRLITENTASFLAGAPGNNVLLFGGRGTGKSTTIKALLNEFADTRLRMIEVSKEDLEYFPILAEQLRNQPYRFIVFIDDLSFEEGETQYKGLKAALEGGLSSRPENVLIYATSNRRHLIAEYFDDRQVHPQDSTQEKLSLADRFGLRIYYPSPDQKTYLKIVEAMAQEHQLKIDRETLHQRALQWQMSQNGYSGRTARQFINHLLGQYTLKRQVS
- a CDS encoding histidinol-phosphatase HisJ family protein, translating into MSRMLVDYHFHIYRDNVGPVSYRAADLIECAERAQSLGIKELAFTPHLSRFVEAEPLFRPIEEKTHPEVRQWLQETRTARLEEYVRVVQEVQAQGFPVKLGLEVDYFPQAEDLIREILGDYPWDYVLGAVHFIDDFAVDFSKEIGWPERDVNQVYKDYTQLVISAAHSGLFDALAHVDLVKKFGARPKNDLGLELAKECAEEFKKAGVAVEVNAAGLRKPVKEIYPSLAILFLCQKEGVPIVLGSDGHGRDEVGLLVSKARTWAEQAGYSEVSTFIQRQRQSQPL